The DNA sequence TTCACCATGATTGGAGGCTATTTTTGAAGAGAAATTTTCTGATgatctctttcctcttcttcgtcTCCTTCAGGGAACTGCAGATGAAGTAGTTGACTGTTCACATGGGAAACAGCTATCGGAGCTTTGTAAGATTAAGTATGAACCACTGTGGATAAGTGGGGGTGGACATTGCAATCTCGAGCTTTACCCGGAATACATTAAGCATCTAAAAAAGTTTGTACTTAGCttgaacaaagtaaaagttacGACAAACGATACAAAGGAGAACAATGAAGACTCTGAAGCCCAAAAGCAATCATCCGATACTGGAGCTTCGGATACGTTTGAGTTGGCTCCAGATCTTCCCGAAGTTTCCAGGAACAGCTTAGATAGTCGGCTGGAGAAGTCAAAGAAATCAGTAAAGCCTGAACAATCTCGCATGAGCACCGATCGTCTTGACAGGTTTAGGAGGAAAAGGGGCTTACTTTGGTAAAATACAGCCAGCCATTTAACTCCCACCAGAACAGCATTTTGGTTTTTGTATTTACTCACCCAAGAAGGTATATATTCATTATTTGCTCTGTAACAGTGTATCAATCTCTAGATGGAAACAAAACATGAAGTGTGATTTGAGCTAAACCGTAATCTGTATGTGTGCATTGTAGAAGTTCAATTGAATATAATAAATCCTTTGTACTCCTGTGGACGTAGTGCATAGTTGAAACTCAAAGGGAATGATTTCATAATTAGACAGATCATCTTCTTCTGTATACACTTGCCCATCTTTGTTCTTGTTTGCTCAAATGCACTCCTGTCTCAGAACCTTATCGGTTCGTGCAGATTTGTGCACAGCAACCACTTCGGGAGGTAAGTATCTCTTTATCTACTTTTGAAGCAGTGCCTGTCCGTGGAGATCCCACCGTGTCTTACTGAACCTTTTCGGTCGGAATTGAAGGGAACACATACTTGACCATTGGCAAATCTCAATGAGGATAGTGTATTTTATGCATCTGTTATACGGGTGATGGAGCAATCTCTTTTTAGTAAAATGATTCTGCATCCTCCACTTGTGCGTGGATTTTGAGATAGTTTCCAGGTTAATCGGCTTGTCCAGCCATGTCTCATTAGAGTCATGAGATTCTCTCTCCATTGAGAAAATACAGGGAGGATTTATCTGAATTGCAACTGTGTTGATAATTAAATAATTGCCCGGAGGTgattgtcgtttttttttttcctctttgaagTTGGAtcttatttcttataaaaattGTATTTTATTCATTTCATGTTGCATTCTTGCATTTTGCATTACTGGGGCATTTAGTAGAAGTCTCTAAATTTTGGTTAGATAGTTTGAAATTTAATCCCagcaagaaaaagagaagggaaaagtaAATATTATGTTTCATTTAGCACATCACATGTGCATTTTTGCATATAGAGATTCTTTAGGTCATCTTTTAGGTTCTTTAATTGAGTGGAGTTGATATGGAGATTTGCTTATTGGAGCTTTACAATCAGGAGAGAATTTCTGGTCAATTTGGtcttggacaatttttgtgCTATTTCCGctttaaattatgaaattgCTGATCGGACCATGCTGACCAGTTTTCATCCAAGATTGAAGAACTTTAGGCAAGGATGCATCCATGTTATGGTGTGTCATAATTTGGTGTACTCGGATTATTCATGTATCTGACGGTGTCGCTCTATGTAGCATCATTACATGGGCATGGATATGTGCATAGAATTAAGATCAGCATCTACACATAGCGTTACGATTCTCATTTCGCGTTTAGCTCGGGTTTATGCACTCATACTAGTTGTCCACGCATCTGCACATGGGATCCTGTCTTGAGACGTCACGACGAGGCCTTGTATCAATTTTGCCCCATATGGCTTGAGCTAAATTTAGGTATGTTTGGTTTCTCTTGTTAGTTTAAAGatgcatttattattatttgatttaagTGTTTCGTTCGTTTCAAGTGTTTATGCACGTAGGCATAGTCATATTAATTTGCATGGTTaggaataaaattgaaaagattacaCGAACatgtttttcctaaaaaaaaaagtattggtAATGGACATTTGCTAAATTTAGCATAATCAAGTCCTCAAATTAAGATGGGCTCTCGCCCAGAGGACTATTGACAGTATCCTAGTAACACGTTCAATTTGGGATGGTCAGGACTTCTACGGATCTGTTTCTCCTTTCTAAGTTGATCATCTATTGACAATAAAGTGAAATGAGGCAACTATACTCGTCATATTGTGCTAGGTTAATCACATATCAGTATTATGAGAAAGAAACCTTTCTAGTTTTGGAATTTGGTAGATTCACTCTTCTAGTTATTAACATTTGTCGTCGCGATTCGCATCTGGACTAATTCATGTCGAACCAAGTCCTTTCCTATTCACTTGTATGCTGTCTGTCGACAACTCCTCGCAGTTTGTCGGATTGGAGGACCTTATTCTTCATCCTTGAAGTTTCATCATGAACTATATTTAGTTTGCAAATCTATTTGGCccatagaaaaggaaaaaaaagttcgtCTTTCTAGCTGAAAAGGGCAGGCGGGGCTGCGGAGCACCGGTTTCTGTTGGAAGGAGGGAACTGTCTACCATTTGAACCAGCCCCTGCTTGAGAGTCAAGAAAGTGGGCATACTCGAAACAGCTAATTCCTTGTCCTTCGTAAGGTATTCTGGCCCAGGATGCTTCTTAGCCAGAGTACTTTTTGTCTAACATCGACCATTCTGGTTTTCAAGGCCAGTTAATTTTACAAGTACAGAGATTGACAATGGGGTCTACTGAAAAAAAACATCGACCCCGGGTGTTCTTTTCGACACAATTGGTTCTTCCGCCGCCACAAGAATGGTCGAACCAGTCTCCCTTGGTACCATTTTCCCCCATACTAAGCCCGACTTTGGCCTAGCCTTCAAAGGATTAACGTACTCTGACACTAGCCATTGTCCTTTTGGGGACCCTGTTGGGTTAAGAGTCAAGCAAACAAATTTGACTCCCTTTGATCAAGTTAATGAATCATGATTTGAGGACTGCGTTGAGCAGCAGTATAAGCATTCTTGACAAGTCCAAGTGGGCCACTTCTGCGGGGGAAGGTTTCCTTGGCCTCAATGTGAAGCTGCTCGTCCTTAGAGGGCGGTCAGAGCTTTCACTTTCATTGAAGACAGCACCCGGCTTCATCTTCACGACCCGGCTGGCGACTTCCTTCACCTTAATTGGTTGAAGAATCAACTCAAATAACCCGATTGCCAATAGACGACACTCAACAAGGCTATTTCTTTCCTAGTTAACCATCAagtctctctctcaaaagccAGTCACTCCTCCAAGATTGAAGTCAACTGACAAATTCAGCAATGCTTTACCCTTCCATTCCCAATCTTCTCGTCACCGCCTTCTTCTTAACATTTCCTGCGTTTTCCGCTTCCAGAGATGAGCGGCATGTCGACCGCTGGGGCCAGTTCAGCTGCAGGAACATCCAGAACGCGAGCTATCCTTCCTGGGGAAGTCCTCTGCCCTTCTACTGCGGCCTACCGGAATTCAAGCTCCTTTGCGAGGACGAAGTCACAACCCTCAAAATCATGGCGCAGAACTATCGGGTCATCGAGATTGACCATGACAATCACATCTTGAAGCTCTCAAGATCAAACTTTTACAATAATATATGCCCCCCGAAGATCGTCAACACCACCATGAACTACCTCTTCATGTATACTAGCCACTTTGGTAACCTCACGCTGTTCTACAACTGCTCGTGCACGAACCCACGTATTGCCTCCAGCAAATTCAGTTGTTATGGAAACGATGCATAAAATGAGAGCAGCTACTACACAATTGGTTCTGTTCTGAGTGGTGGAGAATTCGGTTCTTGCCATGCCAGCGTGACTACTCAGGTTCTTCCGACGGCATCGGAAATCCTGGTGGAGAATGAGACATCCTCGCTTGGTGAAGTGACCAAAGAAGGTTTCAAGGGCCAGTGGGTCTTGGATCACACGGTGTGCATTGAATGCCGGAGCTCCGGCAGGCGATACGGACACAACACGAGTTTTTTTCCATCCCATGTGCTTCTGTCCCGATCGGCCTTATCTATTAAGATGTCCCTCCAGATCAGGTAACAGCTGCATTTCCTTTACGACAACGTCCCCCAAAGACGCAGTTCAGACATGGTTTTTTCTGAGATGCGAAATGACAAGGTCCTACAATTTTTATGGCTCAGGATCCAAGCAGAGCATGGAAGCTGAGGTTCTCATAGGTAATGCCTCCattgaactgatttttttttcttgtggtatTAAACTGAAATGATCTGTCTATGGCTTTCTGATTTACTTTTTCACTTAATACACGAAAGCTGAGCTTTTATAGCctcatattaaaaaatattcgtgttttcttcttttggacaCCGGCACTTATGGATTCTGCATTTTGAGATGCAATAATGCTTGGACACCTGATGGCTCTCCAGTGGCAGTGAAGATATTGTCCGAGTCTAAAGGCGACATGGAAGAATTTATCAACGAAGTAACCAGCATCAGCAAAACTTCGCACGTAAACAGCGTTACTCTACTCGGGTTCTGTTCCGAGGGGGTCGAAACGGGCTCTTGTTTACGAGTTCATGCCTAACGAATCATTAGAAAAATAGCAGAGGATCAGGCAACGGATGTTGATCAACTAGGGTGGCAGAAAATCTACCAAATTGCCATTGGTGTCGCCCATGGCCTGGAGTAGACATGACCAAAATTGAACCGggacccggaaccggcccgttgaccgggcccacggttccgggccagttccaaccctgttttttttttttttaaaaaaaaggaggaggcccAAGGAAAAAAGTgttattgggcctaggaaccggcgattccgaaccggaaccggaaccggcagttccaaacccggaaccggaaccggcttttcaagggccggttccggttccaccatTTTTAGGAACTGGAACCGGCCAAGTCTAGCCTGGAGTACCTGCACAAGCGATGCAATTCGAGAATACTTAATATTGACATCAAGCATCCAAACATCCTTCTTGACCATGATTACTGCCCCAAGATCTCCAATTTTGGTCTTTCAAAGCTGAGCAACAGGAAAGAGAGCATTGTGTCTACGATGGGCGCCTGAGGAACCATGGGATACATCGCCCAAGAATTCTTCTCAAGAAATTTTCAAGTAGTTTCAGACAAGTCCAATGTCTACAGCTTTGGGATGATGATCCTAGAAATGGTGGGTGGAAGAAGAAACATCGAGGCTGGGCTTACAAACAGCAGCGAAGTTTATTTTCCGCACAGGGTGCACAGCCGAATGATGTTGGAGGAGGATCTGAAATTGCAATGTAATGCGAATGAAGCAGGAAAAGAAGTAGCAAAAAAGATGATCAAGGTAGGCCTGTGGGTTATCCAGACTTATCCGAGGAACCGGCCTTGGATGGATAGGGTGGTCAATATGTTAGAGAGAAGGCATGAAGCTCTCCAAGTGCCACCGAAACCCTTTCCAAATTCTCCTCCCGCACCGCACACCCATCCTGCAATATCTACTACTCATCATTTATCACAAGGCAGTACAAAACCTCCTTCACATTATTCACAAGACTAGGAAGGCAATTGATTGCTGACCACTGTTCAAAACTTCTGGTTGATATACATAAAGCAGCCGGTCTAGTCAGAAGATAGTCAGATTTTTAATTCTTTGGCAGATCCAGAACACATGTAAAAGGTTGGCACCTGATCAATGATTCACGTACTGGTGCGTGAGAAGACTGCAATTCCATCATACCACATAAAACTGCAGCTGCAGTTTCAGTCTGCACTCTCTTTGTGAATTCATTATGGAGAGAGTTTGACAGTTGAAGTAGTCCCATTTACACTGCGTACATTCACAGAGAAGCATTGCTTCTAAACCAGAATAGCCAACCCCACTTTATCATAAGAAACTCTGCTTTATTGATCATCCACATGACCGAAATTCGACCATTATACTCGATACGATTTAAGGCCCCTTCCGATACAGAGAAGCCAAAATACCTGAACATATAGGCAAGCCAGTATTGTTCACTAGAAGTTAAGCCACTCAGGATCTACTTTCTCTACATTTCTGTCATTCGCATTGACGATGGACATTGAGTCTGTCACCTATTTATGCTATTAAGAGCCAGATAATTTGCAGCATATATCTTCTCTTCTACTTAAAAGGTCTTTGCTAGTCCAGGACGCCAGATCATCTTAACAGGCAACATCATTTACATGCAAGTGCCACAATTAAGAAGCAATGCAAATGGAAATTCAAGTACCAAAGTCAAACAAGAATTTGGACAACAATTAGCACAAAGCCTTTCATAATTCACATCACCTTCTTGGATCCATCATCTATGGGGTCTTGGAGTGTTCCAAACATCCAGTCCATCCAGATGGTGTAGTGGCCATAATTATGGCGATATGTGGTATGGTGGATGGTGTGATAACCAGCACCCATTACAGGCCAAAGCTTACCATGGATGCAGTCGTGGATATTCGCTGTCCATATAGCCTCAAGAAATAGGAGAGCGATGTGCGTTGTAAAATGGGTCGGCACAAGGAATAGTGCCACAACATGTGGCACTGCCTGCAGTATCCCGTCTAGAGGATGAAATGCCAAGcctaaaataaagaaacaactTATGATTAGTCTTGTACTTTATGcatacatgaaaatatgaacaaAAGAGACGAAAAGGAGAGGGATTGTTTTGTTGGCAGGGTGAGGGCATGGAGAAAAACATAGCATAAGCATCATTCTAGGTGAGACAAGGAACAAGAAAAATGCAGTACATGAAGAAATGGGAAGAGAAGGCGAACATTAGCAGTAACTAGTAACACATTTAATTGCCACTAACAGATGGGTAAACAATATTGGCGAAAGATAACACAAAACGGCTCCGACAAATAATCCatcaatgcaaccattttttCAGATTGCCAATGAGATCTTCTCCATGATCTGCAGATGCCTTCCCGTGCATAACTTGATACCTTCAGAAATATGGCTGCTAAGTAGGAATTATGCTGGGAAGAGTAATTGCATGGGTGTATCAAGAATTTCTTTCCCAAGGGAACTGCATCTTGAGTACAAAAAACCCAAGGAAACTCGGTCCTAGGATGAATTGCACTCCAATTTGAAAAATCGCAGATATGACCAATATACAGTGCTTCGTAATTTTTTAAACTGACATTGGGAATGTACATTACTGCACAAAGTGCTCACCAGACAAGTGCACTACACATCTTGCCAGGGCCAAGGTGGCTCAGAGACCATGTTATCACGGACCTATTGTCCCTCCTACAGATATGTAATTTTGTATGCAGCTAGATTTTACGTGAAATTCACTATACTTCATACATAATGCCACTTCTAAAATGTCATCCAACTTTGTTTCAGCAAACTAAAGGCGTAGATAGGAGGTTGATGGCCTAACTTCTGTTTCTACCTTCTAATTGTGATCTAACTTATTTCAGCATCAAAAACCAACTTGTGAAAGTCAAAATAGAAGTTAAAAGAAACACCATGGCCAGCAGCTTGGGCTGGGGTTGTCTTTCAAGTAAACATGAAAACGAAAGTATTTGAATTATGATTCCGAAGTCCAATACCATAACATATAGTCCACtctttgttagttttttttcaAATGCAGTCAGATGGAAACACATGCAGATCATAACTAATGCAAATGTCAAACCGAAATAAACCAGAAAACTACACCTAAAACTCAAGAGGCATCGCAATCAACTTGACCCAAGATTCGAAACATATGCAGATCTAGTTAATGCATATGTCAAACTGCAATAAAACCGGAAAACTACACCTAAAACTCAAGAGTCATCGCAAGCAACTAGACCCGCTCTCTCTCACAAGAAAGTAGGTCTTATGAGCTCAAAGCAGTACTTTTGTCTTGTCATATCATTACAAAATGCAGGGTCACAATATACATTTGATCAACTTATCACCCTATCCTTGCTTTCAAAGAGTTGTGCAGGGCAGGAGAAGTCTGCAACTTGTCCTTTAATATCAAGAACTATGGAAGGAGAAGGATTTAGTAACATTTATCTAGAAAGGTACTTCAATTAAATAAGAACGGCAAGAAGGGGTGGCATGCTGACACAAAAGAGGAGTGAATAGAATATACAATCTGACATACCCACGAAAGAAAAGGAGATCTTCAATAACATCTTCCAGGCATCTTGCTACCCAAACCTAATTATACTTGTTTTATAGGTCCAGTTACATTCTAGTATCTAATGATCCAAGGACACTGTATGCTAAGTTCTCAGATTGCATCAATCAATACAAACTAACAGAGCACGAGTACAATACCAAATACTGTTCCGATAAGGTGTGGCACTCAAACTAAGCAGCAGCAGAACATAATTGTAAAACTTGATTCTAttgattgaacaaaataaaagtaagcAAATGCACAGTCATTTGCATGATTGCACAAAAATAAAGTCAACCAACAAAGGGCATGTTACTGCACTTAGTCGACTGAGATCTCACCAGCAAAAGGAGAAAGCGTGTTCTGCTTATTGTAGATGTGATGTGTCGCGTGGAGATACTTGTAAAGAGGTTTAATGTCATGCAGCTCTCTGTGCATCCAATATATCCCAAACTCCACCAGTACAAGATAAATTGACATGTACACAATGTAAGCAAGCCAACCAACATCGCTTACTCTTGAATAGCATTTCGTCCATCCATTTTCAACCATATATTCAGAAAATGTAGGAAGAGCACAGTACCATGGCATTGCCTTCATAGCAACATAAATTTGCAAGAGCATTGCCTTCTTCGTAGGAATCTCATCTGCAGCAAGAGAAATTGacagaaccaaaaaaaattacacaacaGTCTTAGCACCCACAAATCATTACTGAGCTTTAATCGACAAGAATAACGTAGGCTAGCCCAACTAAAAGTGCATATACCATACTCTCACACTGAAAATAGTGTGTAAAGTTCTCTCTTCCAGAATACTATCAGCAAAGAAGCAGTCACATAGTACTTTAGCCCTAGAGAGAATGTTGATGACTGCCATTTGCTTCACAAAAAATAGTCGACAGGGAGCCAACTTGCAGACTTGCTTGATGATCAGCTGAACTGAATCACAGTCTTTAAAGCATGAAACAAGTCAAAGTGTCTTCTCAATGAATGAAAGATGCATTAATAAGCTGATTCATAACCTGTTAAATGCCACCCAGTTATGCTGAGCCTATGAATGGTTAAATGTCAAGATCCAGAGGGGACAAAATTACAGATTCTGATGCTTGCTGAATTAGCAGCACCCCCCATTTGAAATTGATGATGGAGATGCCCTAGAAGTTACTTGGATTGTTTATAGCAAAATACCAGGGAattccaaaagggaaaaatatgaaatatctgCAGGACACATCTCACAGATCATGAAGTAAGGTAGAAACTGCATAGCACAACATCTAAAAACCAAACTAAGtactttgaaagaaaaaaaaaatgcatcaaaGCAcagaattttttaaacaatGGTCCAGCCATCTAAATATctggggggaaaaaagaaaacctttaCAGGTCACGGAAGCAAATGAAATATAAAATCTTTTAGAAAGCATAAAGCGGCTATTAACAGCACTTACAGCAGGTAAGATTCTAAGATATTCTGCAACAACCATCCATTTAACCTGGAACAAATTAAATGATTGAGCCATTTCGAAGGAAGCAAGTAACCAATCTAGGAGATGAAGTGAGATCGATGAAACTAATCGAAATCAAACCcacaatagaaaaatagaacagTGTTTCTAGGAATCGTCCAATGGAAGGAAACACAAACAAATAATTTGAGTTATACTGCGTCATTCACACGCACAATAACACATCAACATCACATCTCTAGAGCAAATTCATTCCAGTAATGTAAGCACATCAACTTAACAACCACCCCCACCCTCTTTGTGTTAATGAATACCGAGTGTTAAAAGAACAGAAGCTCATCATGCCATGAGGAgaatcaggaaaaagaaaactttagatagaaacccagagagagagaagagaaaagagaaacgaCCTGTAGGGACGTAGACATTGCGCTTGAGGTAATAAATGTAGAAGCAC is a window from the Rhodamnia argentea isolate NSW1041297 chromosome 8, ASM2092103v1, whole genome shotgun sequence genome containing:
- the LOC115745407 gene encoding delta(7)-sterol-C5(6)-desaturase-like, whose product is MDAGYLGLFTEETSLYNRIVLGGLLPASAWEPMPRFLQTWLRNYIGGTLVYFLSGFLWCFYIYYLKRNVYVPTDEIPTKKAMLLQIYVAMKAMPWYCALPTFSEYMVENGWTKCYSRVSDVGWLAYIVYMSIYLVLVEFGIYWMHRELHDIKPLYKYLHATHHIYNKQNTLSPFAGLAFHPLDGILQAVPHVVALFLVPTHFTTHIALLFLEAIWTANIHDCIHGKLWPVMGAGYHTIHHTTYRHNYGHYTIWMDWMFGTLQDPIDDGSKKVM